In Gossypium hirsutum isolate 1008001.06 chromosome D01, Gossypium_hirsutum_v2.1, whole genome shotgun sequence, the genomic window AACGCCCTGTATCATTTAAAGCTAACGCACCATAACATAAGGTTAGTtgaaacataagaaaaataacaTAAGGTTTACGTAAAAACTGAcgttaaaacaaaaagaaaaccagCTTGAATATTATTCCATAACATATCCAGACATTTCTTCTTTTATCTTATTCAGATCGTTAGTTGATTTGGCAAGTTCCAGAATGCTCTGAACTTTCTGAATGCCACAGTTGGTTGTAATCTTCTCTGGCATTTATGATTGACTATAATGTGAAGGTCAGAATCATTGGTCATATTTTCCAATCATAATCGAAAGACaagaatgagattttggaaaggAAACTCATTAGATCTTAGTGTCATCAAATATAATACAGTCAATTGATGAACAGTGGAACTTTTCAAGAAGCCTTCTCACTTTTATCTTGATggattagtaaaaaaaaaaggcaGTTATGCAAGACCATCTATTATTCCACCAACAAAGCTagcattctttctttttctttttcttccctgGTGTTGTTTACACTAGATTTTGAATTTCATGTTTATGATATGACTTAATGATATAGACTTGTGGTTGAATTATAACTGTTCTTGTACATCTTTAAGGGATTTTGAAATGCCAAGATTAACTCAAGTTAGCTAGTTTGCTGTATGCTCATGAAGTGTTCTGGAAGTTGCGCTTTTTCTTTTGACCTGTCTACTGCATGATAGAAGAACCATTTAATTAGTACTTAGAAATTTCAGATATAATTTCCTAATTTTTTGGTCCCAGGTTCACAATTCAGTGGATAAATCAAAAGCCAAACCTGCTGTCAGAACGAGTGACATGAACATAACTATAAAGAGTGGACAGCAACAATATTCTTTGACTCATCATGGTAATCAGTCTCCCCACAGTGATCATATCAAGTCTGACATGCCAAAGACATCTGGGAAGCTTTTGGTTCTCAAACCAGGATGGGAGAATGGGGTCTCATCTCCTACTCATAAAGATGTTGCTAGTCCAACAACAAATATGAGCAGCAGAGGTACAACTAGCCAACATGCTGTTGCTCCTGTTACATCTGCTTCCTCTATAAACTCGAAGAACCAAAAGCTATCTGCTGGGGAACGCAAGGCATCTACCTTGAATCCAGTAGCTGGGTTTACTGTGGAAAAGAAACCTTCCTTGGCTCAAACCCAGAACTGGAATGATTTTTTTAATCTCCTGAAAAAGAAGACCTCTATGAACAGTGCTGCTGGTCTCGCGAATTCAGATCCTCATAATTCATCTTCCACCACAGAGAAATCTGAAGTTTCAAAGGAAGTAGTGACTGCTTCTGCACCTGCTTGTGCTAATGAGAATCATATTGCAGCAACTAGCAATGGTGGCACCCGTCATGATGCTAAAAGATTTTCTGATGATGGTGAAAATTATATGACCTCCACTTCTATGGTTTATCCAGATGAAGAAGAGGCTGCATTTCTTCGTTCTCTTGGCTGGGAAGAAAACTCTGGTGAGGATGAAGGCCTTACAAAAGAGATAATCAATGCATTTTATCAGGAGGTAAATacatctttttttcctttttgctgTACTTTCCCTTTATTTATTCAATGAATTTTGTTTGAAGTCAACTTGTTCCCTAGTTTTAGTGTCTCTCTAATGAACCTTTAAGTTTACTGAAAATAATGTGGAGTTGATCAATTTATCTTGCTTGGATGGAAAGCATAAtgggattttttttaataacCATTAGATAATCGTGAAGATTTGATATGTTGATAATGCCTTTATCTGCAGTCTGATTCCATGGCTAATCATCATCTTTGTCTTGTTTAAAAGCGATGCATTTTGTACAACAGATGCAAATTAAGAGCTCTTTATGAGAATTTTTGTATGGTATTTGTAAAATTCATCTATTCATTTGGTTTTGCAGTACATGAAGTTGAGGCCGTCTCTGAAACTGTGCAGCAGCATGCTGCCAAAGCTGGCTCACACTTTCGCAACTAATTTGGATGGAGCTTCTGAACCAAGCTCATCTGACTCCGTATCTGAAGCCTGCCTTTCTCTGTCCCTACATAGTAAATCCAAAGAAGTTCCAATTTTGATGGCAGATCTTTAGGTTCATTTTCCCTCCTATCACATAGTAAATCCTTTTGATGTCTTCTGTTTGAAAGAAAGCTGAGGAGTTGGGCATGGAAGGGAGTTTCCAAATAGTGCAATAACTCCTGCCCACCTATAACACACAGAGAATTCTTTGGGTTTCTAAAGGATCTGCAGTGGGGAAGAATAGATGCTGGAAAGTTGCATCTTTtgggatatatatattattttgtccTTTTTGCTTCCTTTCCTTTCCCTAGGATTCAATTTTACAAGAAATAGATTATTGTTGATGTCTTTGGTCAATTTTACAGAGGAAAAAGAATAGGAAATAAGAAAAAGTTTAGTTCATGTTAcatgtttgtttatttttcatgGTTATCCATCCTTTCATATTCcttttagcaaaatttttttatAGGCAAGTAGTTTCACGTGAATAAATGAAGGAAATATTAGTGGGGAGCTCTTTTAAAAGTAGGGTCTACGGCTGATTTTACGCGCAAAGATATGACTATCATGTAAGAGCTTTGGGAACATTAAGTCAAAGGTCAAAATATTGGTTAAATTCTGTGATTAGTCCAAAGTTATGGCTTTGATCTCTTTATTTTAACTTGGTCATAATTGTTAAATTAGTTTAccatatatgtttttaaaaattcAGTTAAAGGATTAGTAACAATCTTTTAtgccaaaatttcaagttttgaaaagtataaaaacttaaaaaaccaATCATAAAATATGAGTTAAATCTACAACTTTGCTCATGGCATGAGACAAGtgaatttattatttgaattggggttaaagttttaaaattcaaaaaatatataaattaagattgaccaatttaaaaaatacgaagactaaaattaatcaaattataataCAAAGATCAAAGTCAAACACAACTTTTGTCAATACAGAGACTAAGagcagaatttaacctaaaatatatTCATACTCtttgtatatttaattttttttcaaaaaatttaatctctctactcttcggatttaaaatataattccaATTATTAATGCAATTAAAACTTTTTGTCaaatttaagttcattacaacatttaaaatctatatttttttccaaattgtAAAATCTTAGGATTGAGATCTTTATTGTTTTCTCTTTAAAAAGATGCAATTAGATGTATATCAGGATAGTGAAAATCCAAAATGTTGCTCTTTAACAGGTTTGATCCGAGAATCTTGTCCAACATTAAAATACACTAATGATCTTACAATTCCTTGCAATACCTATCTAACTCAGATGCTGCTTTCACTGGTTCATTATCTTTTAACCCATCTATTATCATCATTTACATATAAACATCTACTAATCAATTCATTATTCATTAACTACAGATAATATAAAGTGGAACCGATATAcaaatataacataatttattaacaaatatatacaaatatgtaaTGTTTTAAACATGATGACCATACCTAAAATTATACGAATCCAATATTAAGACACGAGTTCTCGGATCAAATTTAACATTAGGCTGCAAATTGAGTCTCCTAAGTCCTAGAAATTAAGGTGTGAATACATCAAATGAAGTAGACCCGAATTCAGCATTTTACTTTGTTATGCTAAgagtataatagtaaaataatataatttttacttcTTTTCCATAGTTCTGTCTTAACAACGAGTGaaaacaaaattacatttttattcaac contains:
- the LOC107921514 gene encoding uncharacterized protein, translating into MIDYNVKVHNSVDKSKAKPAVRTSDMNITIKSGQQQYSLTHHGNQSPHSDHIKSDMPKTSGKLLVLKPGWENGVSSPTHKDVASPTTNMSSRGTTSQHAVAPVTSASSINSKNQKLSAGERKASTLNPVAGFTVEKKPSLAQTQNWNDFFNLLKKKTSMNSAAGLANSDPHNSSSTTEKSEVSKEVVTASAPACANENHIAATSNGGTRHDAKRFSDDGENYMTSTSMVYPDEEEAAFLRSLGWEENSGEDEGLTKEIINAFYQEYMKLRPSLKLCSSMLPKLAHTFATNLDGASEPSSSDSVSEACLSLSLHSKSKEVPILMADL